From a single Ornithodoros turicata isolate Travis chromosome 8, ASM3712646v1, whole genome shotgun sequence genomic region:
- the LOC135366782 gene encoding PHD finger protein 20-like isoform X3, which translates to MSETGDFVISAPSIGEEDSDIIDAELVLPAPESDYGSVQSEDKRLYEVEETENNANEDLDEGDSNHARSDKRDEPTREGVAETADSIEDDRDIENTRGYCDAKKDDDGEEPRRPSCGGTSSGKSDPDTDSVSSSVSKRKRGVPIFSPGTRVEAQDFQEKWYPAKVVTVDEEDGDVLIHFEGWSSRYDEWVSMDSPRLRYAPQQSTRKRLNLKSTKKVAYKEGEEVLARWADGRKYPAKILEVNADESYMVLFYDGFEKRVKGINIEKMPRDKKGSVKDTPTKEEAKKTSKEPQTEPKKAPSLVDVQKADSKKVHPHQEKGNSSMRSKDQKSGLKPDGTGKKADKRDGSVSSSSSSSSHSKKKILLVGGKFMAKREDSQEVPLSVRKKSEKKEGVKRKRGFSASDGVNLKRERKSSVTKRDSSGQSSASSSMPSTPAEYSCGFSDNFSHNGDSSATPQFTPDGRRIAPKEFIIEEDHNHFKCTFEGCNKSFRKEPLLQSHLKHYHGSTSPGTATTPSKRRSTDMTLGHASSTPPEKVQTHASTQLQAKEAVQHPAENASKQEADVTVKSESVLSNAEGISEEAAVQNVTEEMTSVAEHLLPSLEQTAAAPVTESTGDTVTAVEPIVLAETSTSAAAAAVADVVACPPVDTLVSAPLPPSVGTASTPVVQKAPRRMRFVPHYESLAKGREKRKIAKTEKALIADMEAAASRRGAHGERKRKRTSSTRSDKSEDGQVKQTTSKESRKLKLSETGTFPSNGDAAEAHSSHPPHHRGKRKRHSLPSVSESQSSHCSVKDHPEPGHMKTIDPVDISSDEIVRCICNCEEESGLMMQCEVCLTWQHGACFSIEEEKDVPDKYVCYSCLNPRARRSQSGNETSSIAKNKQPKMQETKESYSGVRESFRYKHDQDWFTRGEMATFAFLKDNVLPNPRPEPVKATHNLMASMHNVFSALRGMTHKINIASAENHPDLKHFALPWGEGGYAKGNVCGKPSEMTAGEMTDFSRPGRDILVSPFDHTYFGQPECSNGVQEAPDVVVTSLEEPPEEILVQDADGLEVGCVEEVTEPKSEGMLEIDVIAGEEEVVAVADDDEDDDASTSQVLEVPGMEAGPIQEAVQEHVVVPPPADIGNKIDPEVCKKNLLNHIFSMQDQLDLKLTSMEEKLQALENESNAGNNNQSLSEEEEVLKLRLSLKGLMKDLNAVHRLSMFH; encoded by the exons ATGAGTGAAACCGGTGATTTCGTGATTTCTGCCCCAAGTATTGGGGAAGAAGATAGTGACATAATCGATGCGGAACTGGTGCTTCCAGCTCCCGAATCTGATTACGGAAGCGTACAGAGTGAAGACAAAAGACTGTATGAAGTCGAAGAGACTGAGAATAATGCCAACGAAGACCTCGACGAAGGCGACTCGAATCACGCGCGAAGTGACAAACGCGACGAACCTACGCGGGAAGGCGTCGCTGAGACTGCCGATAGCATCGAAGATGATCGGGACATCGAAAATACGCGGGGCTACTGCGATGCGAAAAAAGACGACGATGGGGAAGAACCCAGAAGGCCTTCATGCGGCGGCACTTCCAGTGGTAAATCTGATCCAGATACGGACAGTGTCTCCAGCAGCGTGAGCAAGCGAAAGCGGGGAGTGCCGATCTTTTCTCCCGGAACTAGAGTCGAAGCTCAAGATTTCCAAGAAAAATG GTACCCAGCTAAAGTGGTGACAGTCGACGAAGAGGATGGGGATGTGCTCATTCACTTTGAAGGCTGGAGCTCTCGTTACGATGAGTGGGTCTCAATGGATAGCCCCCGACTTAGATATGCTCCGCAGCAGAGTACCCGCAAGAGGTTAAACCTAAAGTCCACTAAAAAGGTT GCTTATAAGGAAGGTGAAGAGGTCTTGGCACGTTGGGCGGATGGTAGGAAATATCCCGCTAAAATATTGGAAGTGAATGCAGACG AGAGTTATATGGTGCTATTTTATGATGGATTTGAGAAGCGTGTCAAAGGCATCAACATCGAAAAAATGCCACGAGACAAAAAGGGTAGCGTG AAAGACACTCCTACGAAGGAAGAAGCGAAAAAAACGAGCAAAGAACCACAGACGGAGCCCAAGAAGGCTCCATCCTTGGTGGATGTACAGAAGGCAGATTCGAAAAAGGTCCACCCGCACCAGGAAAAAGGCAATAGCAGCATGAGATCTAAAGATCAGAAATCTGGCCTcaagcctgacggaactggcaAGAAAGCCGACAAACGAG ATGGAAGCGTGTCGTCTTCATCTTCGTCGTCTTCGCACAGTAAAAAGAAGATCCTCTTGGTCGGGGGAAAGTTCATGGCCAAAAGGGAAGACAGTCAAGAGGTTCCCCTGAGTGTGAGGAAGAAGAGCGAAAAGAAAGAGGGC GTTAAAAGAAAGCGCGGGTTTAGTGCAAGCGACGGTGTCAACTTGAAGAGGGAAAGGAAAAGTTCCGTCACAAAGCGAG ACAGTTCCGGACAGAGCTCTGCGTCTAGCTCAATGCCCTCCACTCCAGCAGAATACAGTTGCGGGTTCTCAGATAATTTTTCTCATA ATGGAGATTCGTCAGCTACTCCTCAGTTCACTCCCGATGGAAGGCGAA tTGCTCCAAAAGAATTCATCATTGAAGAGGATCATAATCACTTCAAATGCACCTTTGAAGGGTGTAACAAAAGCTTCAGAAAAGAGCCATTACTCCAATCACACCTGAAACACTACCACGGCAGTACCTCACCAGGCACGGCAACCACGCCGAGCAAGCGGCGCAGCACCGACATGACCCTTGGCCATGCTAGTAGTACCCCTCCGGAGAAGGTGCAGACCCATGCTAGTACCCAGCTGCAGGCAAAAGAGGCAGTACAACATCCCGCAGAAAATGCTTCAAAACAGGAGGCCGACGTTACTGTGAAAAGTGAAAGCGTTTTGAGCAATGCGGAAGGGATTTCGGAGGAAGCAGCGGTTCAGAATGTTACTGAAGAAATGACTAGTGTTGCTGAACATTTACTGCCTTCTTTGGAGCAAACTGCAGCAGCACCAGTGACAGAATCTACTGGTGATACTGTTACGGCTGTTGAACCAATAGTCCTTGCAGAAACTAGCacttcagcagcagcagcagcagtagcAGATGTTGTAGCTTGTCCTCCAG TGGACACATTGGTGAGTGCACCACTACCACCTTCAGTTGGAACAGCCAGTACTCCAGTTGTGCAGAAAGCACcccgtcgaatgcgtttcgtgCCTCATTACGAAAGCTTGGCCAAAGGACGCGAGAAGCGCAAGATTGCGAAGACCGAAAAGGCACTGATTGCCGACATGGAAGCTGCTGCCAGCCGCAGGGGGGCTCACGGAGAACGCAAGCGGAAGCGAACCTCCAGTACACGGAGTGACAAATCTGAGGATGGCCAGGTGAAGCAAACAACAAGCAAGGAAAGCCGAAAGTTAAAGCTATCTGAAACGG GGACATTCCCCTCAAATGGAGATGCAGCTGAAGCACATTCTTCGCATCCACCGCATCACAGAGGGAAGCGGAAGCGGCACAGTTTACCTTCCGTTTCGGAGTCTCAGTCGTCACATTGCAGTG TAAAAGATCATCCTGAGCCAGGCCATATGAAAACTATAGACCCGGTGGATATCAGCAGCGACGAAATCGTGCGCTGTATCTGCAACTGCGAAGAAGAAAGCGGACTCATGATGCAG TGTGAGGTATGCCTCACATGGCAGCATGGTGCCTGCTTCAGCATTGAGGAAGAGAAGGATGTGCCTGACAAGTATGTCTGTTACTCCTGCCTCAACCCCAGAG CCAGGCGCTCACAAAGTGGAAATGAAACCTCTTCCATAGCAAAGAACAAGCAGCCCAAGATGCAAGAGACCAAAGAAAGCTACTCAG GCGTACGAGAAAGCTTCCGTTACAAGCACGACCAGGATTGGTTCACACGAGGCGAGATGGCGACTTTTGCGTTCCTGAAGGATAACGTCCTGCCAAACCCAAGGCCAGAGCCTGTCAAGGCCACACATAATCTTATGGCGTCGATGCACAATGTGTTCTCAGCCCTGAGGGGTATGACGCACAAGATAAACATTGCAAG TGCAGAGAACCATCCAGACTTGAAACACTTTGCATTGCCCTGGGGAGAGGGAGGTTACGCGAAAGGTAACGTCTGCGGGAAGCCCAGCGAGATGACGGCTGGCGAGATGACAGACTTTTCGAGGCCCGGTAGAGACATCTTGGTGTCTCCCTTTGATCACACCTATTTCGGTCAACCGGAATGCAGCAATGGGGTTCAGGAAGCGCCTGACGTTGTGGTAACCAGCCTCGAGGAGCCTCCTGAAGAGATTCTGGTGCAG GACGCGGACGGGTTAGAAGTAGGCTGTGTAGAAGAGGTCACTGAACCCAAGAGCGAAGGCATGCTCGAGATTGACGTCATTGCCGGCGAAGAGGAAGTCGTCGCCGTCGCAGATGATGACGAGGATGATGATGCCTCTACTTCGCAAGTGCTCGAAGTGCCAGGCATGGAAGCAGGACCCATACAGGAAGCAGTGCAGGAACACGTGGTGGTGCCTCCTCCCGCGGACATTGGAAACAAAATTGACCCCGAAGTGTGTAAAAAGAACCTGCTGAATCACATCTTCAGCATGCAGGATCAACTTGATCTAAAGTTGACGTCCATGGAGGAGAAGTTGCAAG CCTTGGAGAATGAAAGCAATGCTGGGAACAACAATCAAAGCCTGAGTGAGGAAGAAGAGGTCCTTAAGCTACGCCTTTCTTTGAAAGGGCTGATGAAAGATCTAAACGCTGTGCATCGGCTCAGCATGTTTCACTGA
- the LOC135366782 gene encoding PHD finger protein 20-like isoform X4 — MSETGDFVISAPSIGEEDSDIIDAELVLPAPESDYGSVQSEDKRLYEVEETENNANEDLDEGDSNHARSDKRDEPTREGVAETADSIEDDRDIENTRGYCDAKKDDDGEEPRRPSCGGTSSGKSDPDTDSVSSSVSKRKRGVPIFSPGTRVEAQDFQEKWYPAKVVTVDEEDGDVLIHFEGWSSRYDEWVSMDSPRLRYAPQQSTRKRLNLKSTKKVAYKEGEEVLARWADGRKYPAKILEVNADESYMVLFYDGFEKRVKGINIEKMPRDKKGSVTFPKLPQKDTPTKEEAKKTSKEPQTEPKKAPSLVDVQKADSKKVHPHQEKGNSSMRSKDQKSGLKPDGTGKKADKRDGSVSSSSSSSSHSKKKILLVGGKFMAKREDSQEVPLSVRKKSEKKEGVKRKRGFSASDGVNLKRERKSSVTKRDSSGQSSASSSMPSTPAEYSCGFSDNFSHNGDSSATPQFTPDGRRIAPKEFIIEEDHNHFKCTFEGCNKSFRKEPLLQSHLKHYHGSTSPGTATTPSKRRSTDMTLGHASSTPPEKVQTHASTQLQAKEAVQHPAENASKQEADVTVKSESVLSNAEGISEEAAVQNVTEEMTSVAEHLLPSLEQTAAAPVTESTGDTVTAVEPIVLAETSTSAAAAAVADVVACPPVDTLVSAPLPPSVGTASTPVVQKAPRRMRFVPHYESLAKGREKRKIAKTEKALIADMEAAASRRGAHGERKRKRTSSTRSDKSEDGQVKQTTSKESRKLKLSETGTFPSNGDAAEAHSSHPPHHRGKRKRHSLPSVSESQSSHCSVKDHPEPGHMKTIDPVDISSDEIVRCICNCEEESGLMMQCEVCLTWQHGACFSIEEEKDVPDKYVCYSCLNPRAKNKQPKMQETKESYSGVRESFRYKHDQDWFTRGEMATFAFLKDNVLPNPRPEPVKATHNLMASMHNVFSALRGMTHKINIASAENHPDLKHFALPWGEGGYAKGNVCGKPSEMTAGEMTDFSRPGRDILVSPFDHTYFGQPECSNGVQEAPDVVVTSLEEPPEEILVQDADGLEVGCVEEVTEPKSEGMLEIDVIAGEEEVVAVADDDEDDDASTSQVLEVPGMEAGPIQEAVQEHVVVPPPADIGNKIDPEVCKKNLLNHIFSMQDQLDLKLTSMEEKLQALENESNAGNNNQSLSEEEEVLKLRLSLKGLMKDLNAVHRLSMFH; from the exons ATGAGTGAAACCGGTGATTTCGTGATTTCTGCCCCAAGTATTGGGGAAGAAGATAGTGACATAATCGATGCGGAACTGGTGCTTCCAGCTCCCGAATCTGATTACGGAAGCGTACAGAGTGAAGACAAAAGACTGTATGAAGTCGAAGAGACTGAGAATAATGCCAACGAAGACCTCGACGAAGGCGACTCGAATCACGCGCGAAGTGACAAACGCGACGAACCTACGCGGGAAGGCGTCGCTGAGACTGCCGATAGCATCGAAGATGATCGGGACATCGAAAATACGCGGGGCTACTGCGATGCGAAAAAAGACGACGATGGGGAAGAACCCAGAAGGCCTTCATGCGGCGGCACTTCCAGTGGTAAATCTGATCCAGATACGGACAGTGTCTCCAGCAGCGTGAGCAAGCGAAAGCGGGGAGTGCCGATCTTTTCTCCCGGAACTAGAGTCGAAGCTCAAGATTTCCAAGAAAAATG GTACCCAGCTAAAGTGGTGACAGTCGACGAAGAGGATGGGGATGTGCTCATTCACTTTGAAGGCTGGAGCTCTCGTTACGATGAGTGGGTCTCAATGGATAGCCCCCGACTTAGATATGCTCCGCAGCAGAGTACCCGCAAGAGGTTAAACCTAAAGTCCACTAAAAAGGTT GCTTATAAGGAAGGTGAAGAGGTCTTGGCACGTTGGGCGGATGGTAGGAAATATCCCGCTAAAATATTGGAAGTGAATGCAGACG AGAGTTATATGGTGCTATTTTATGATGGATTTGAGAAGCGTGTCAAAGGCATCAACATCGAAAAAATGCCACGAGACAAAAAGGGTAGCGTG ACATTTCCGAAATTGCCGCAGAAAGACACTCCTACGAAGGAAGAAGCGAAAAAAACGAGCAAAGAACCACAGACGGAGCCCAAGAAGGCTCCATCCTTGGTGGATGTACAGAAGGCAGATTCGAAAAAGGTCCACCCGCACCAGGAAAAAGGCAATAGCAGCATGAGATCTAAAGATCAGAAATCTGGCCTcaagcctgacggaactggcaAGAAAGCCGACAAACGAG ATGGAAGCGTGTCGTCTTCATCTTCGTCGTCTTCGCACAGTAAAAAGAAGATCCTCTTGGTCGGGGGAAAGTTCATGGCCAAAAGGGAAGACAGTCAAGAGGTTCCCCTGAGTGTGAGGAAGAAGAGCGAAAAGAAAGAGGGC GTTAAAAGAAAGCGCGGGTTTAGTGCAAGCGACGGTGTCAACTTGAAGAGGGAAAGGAAAAGTTCCGTCACAAAGCGAG ACAGTTCCGGACAGAGCTCTGCGTCTAGCTCAATGCCCTCCACTCCAGCAGAATACAGTTGCGGGTTCTCAGATAATTTTTCTCATA ATGGAGATTCGTCAGCTACTCCTCAGTTCACTCCCGATGGAAGGCGAA tTGCTCCAAAAGAATTCATCATTGAAGAGGATCATAATCACTTCAAATGCACCTTTGAAGGGTGTAACAAAAGCTTCAGAAAAGAGCCATTACTCCAATCACACCTGAAACACTACCACGGCAGTACCTCACCAGGCACGGCAACCACGCCGAGCAAGCGGCGCAGCACCGACATGACCCTTGGCCATGCTAGTAGTACCCCTCCGGAGAAGGTGCAGACCCATGCTAGTACCCAGCTGCAGGCAAAAGAGGCAGTACAACATCCCGCAGAAAATGCTTCAAAACAGGAGGCCGACGTTACTGTGAAAAGTGAAAGCGTTTTGAGCAATGCGGAAGGGATTTCGGAGGAAGCAGCGGTTCAGAATGTTACTGAAGAAATGACTAGTGTTGCTGAACATTTACTGCCTTCTTTGGAGCAAACTGCAGCAGCACCAGTGACAGAATCTACTGGTGATACTGTTACGGCTGTTGAACCAATAGTCCTTGCAGAAACTAGCacttcagcagcagcagcagcagtagcAGATGTTGTAGCTTGTCCTCCAG TGGACACATTGGTGAGTGCACCACTACCACCTTCAGTTGGAACAGCCAGTACTCCAGTTGTGCAGAAAGCACcccgtcgaatgcgtttcgtgCCTCATTACGAAAGCTTGGCCAAAGGACGCGAGAAGCGCAAGATTGCGAAGACCGAAAAGGCACTGATTGCCGACATGGAAGCTGCTGCCAGCCGCAGGGGGGCTCACGGAGAACGCAAGCGGAAGCGAACCTCCAGTACACGGAGTGACAAATCTGAGGATGGCCAGGTGAAGCAAACAACAAGCAAGGAAAGCCGAAAGTTAAAGCTATCTGAAACGG GGACATTCCCCTCAAATGGAGATGCAGCTGAAGCACATTCTTCGCATCCACCGCATCACAGAGGGAAGCGGAAGCGGCACAGTTTACCTTCCGTTTCGGAGTCTCAGTCGTCACATTGCAGTG TAAAAGATCATCCTGAGCCAGGCCATATGAAAACTATAGACCCGGTGGATATCAGCAGCGACGAAATCGTGCGCTGTATCTGCAACTGCGAAGAAGAAAGCGGACTCATGATGCAG TGTGAGGTATGCCTCACATGGCAGCATGGTGCCTGCTTCAGCATTGAGGAAGAGAAGGATGTGCCTGACAAGTATGTCTGTTACTCCTGCCTCAACCCCAGAG CAAAGAACAAGCAGCCCAAGATGCAAGAGACCAAAGAAAGCTACTCAG GCGTACGAGAAAGCTTCCGTTACAAGCACGACCAGGATTGGTTCACACGAGGCGAGATGGCGACTTTTGCGTTCCTGAAGGATAACGTCCTGCCAAACCCAAGGCCAGAGCCTGTCAAGGCCACACATAATCTTATGGCGTCGATGCACAATGTGTTCTCAGCCCTGAGGGGTATGACGCACAAGATAAACATTGCAAG TGCAGAGAACCATCCAGACTTGAAACACTTTGCATTGCCCTGGGGAGAGGGAGGTTACGCGAAAGGTAACGTCTGCGGGAAGCCCAGCGAGATGACGGCTGGCGAGATGACAGACTTTTCGAGGCCCGGTAGAGACATCTTGGTGTCTCCCTTTGATCACACCTATTTCGGTCAACCGGAATGCAGCAATGGGGTTCAGGAAGCGCCTGACGTTGTGGTAACCAGCCTCGAGGAGCCTCCTGAAGAGATTCTGGTGCAG GACGCGGACGGGTTAGAAGTAGGCTGTGTAGAAGAGGTCACTGAACCCAAGAGCGAAGGCATGCTCGAGATTGACGTCATTGCCGGCGAAGAGGAAGTCGTCGCCGTCGCAGATGATGACGAGGATGATGATGCCTCTACTTCGCAAGTGCTCGAAGTGCCAGGCATGGAAGCAGGACCCATACAGGAAGCAGTGCAGGAACACGTGGTGGTGCCTCCTCCCGCGGACATTGGAAACAAAATTGACCCCGAAGTGTGTAAAAAGAACCTGCTGAATCACATCTTCAGCATGCAGGATCAACTTGATCTAAAGTTGACGTCCATGGAGGAGAAGTTGCAAG CCTTGGAGAATGAAAGCAATGCTGGGAACAACAATCAAAGCCTGAGTGAGGAAGAAGAGGTCCTTAAGCTACGCCTTTCTTTGAAAGGGCTGATGAAAGATCTAAACGCTGTGCATCGGCTCAGCATGTTTCACTGA
- the LOC135366782 gene encoding PHD finger protein 20-like isoform X6: MDSPRLRYAPQQSTRKRLNLKSTKKVAYKEGEEVLARWADGRKYPAKILEVNADESYMVLFYDGFEKRVKGINIEKMPRDKKGSVTFPKLPQKDTPTKEEAKKTSKEPQTEPKKAPSLVDVQKADSKKVHPHQEKGNSSMRSKDQKSGLKPDGTGKKADKRDGSVSSSSSSSSHSKKKILLVGGKFMAKREDSQEVPLSVRKKSEKKEGVKRKRGFSASDGVNLKRERKSSVTKRDSSGQSSASSSMPSTPAEYSCGFSDNFSHNGDSSATPQFTPDGRRIAPKEFIIEEDHNHFKCTFEGCNKSFRKEPLLQSHLKHYHGSTSPGTATTPSKRRSTDMTLGHASSTPPEKVQTHASTQLQAKEAVQHPAENASKQEADVTVKSESVLSNAEGISEEAAVQNVTEEMTSVAEHLLPSLEQTAAAPVTESTGDTVTAVEPIVLAETSTSAAAAAVADVVACPPVDTLVSAPLPPSVGTASTPVVQKAPRRMRFVPHYESLAKGREKRKIAKTEKALIADMEAAASRRGAHGERKRKRTSSTRSDKSEDGQVKQTTSKESRKLKLSETGTFPSNGDAAEAHSSHPPHHRGKRKRHSLPSVSESQSSHCSVKDHPEPGHMKTIDPVDISSDEIVRCICNCEEESGLMMQCEVCLTWQHGACFSIEEEKDVPDKYVCYSCLNPRARRSQSGNETSSIAKNKQPKMQETKESYSGVRESFRYKHDQDWFTRGEMATFAFLKDNVLPNPRPEPVKATHNLMASMHNVFSALRGMTHKINIASAENHPDLKHFALPWGEGGYAKGNVCGKPSEMTAGEMTDFSRPGRDILVSPFDHTYFGQPECSNGVQEAPDVVVTSLEEPPEEILVQDADGLEVGCVEEVTEPKSEGMLEIDVIAGEEEVVAVADDDEDDDASTSQVLEVPGMEAGPIQEAVQEHVVVPPPADIGNKIDPEVCKKNLLNHIFSMQDQLDLKLTSMEEKLQALENESNAGNNNQSLSEEEEVLKLRLSLKGLMKDLNAVHRLSMFH; the protein is encoded by the exons ATGGATAGCCCCCGACTTAGATATGCTCCGCAGCAGAGTACCCGCAAGAGGTTAAACCTAAAGTCCACTAAAAAGGTT GCTTATAAGGAAGGTGAAGAGGTCTTGGCACGTTGGGCGGATGGTAGGAAATATCCCGCTAAAATATTGGAAGTGAATGCAGACG AGAGTTATATGGTGCTATTTTATGATGGATTTGAGAAGCGTGTCAAAGGCATCAACATCGAAAAAATGCCACGAGACAAAAAGGGTAGCGTG ACATTTCCGAAATTGCCGCAGAAAGACACTCCTACGAAGGAAGAAGCGAAAAAAACGAGCAAAGAACCACAGACGGAGCCCAAGAAGGCTCCATCCTTGGTGGATGTACAGAAGGCAGATTCGAAAAAGGTCCACCCGCACCAGGAAAAAGGCAATAGCAGCATGAGATCTAAAGATCAGAAATCTGGCCTcaagcctgacggaactggcaAGAAAGCCGACAAACGAG ATGGAAGCGTGTCGTCTTCATCTTCGTCGTCTTCGCACAGTAAAAAGAAGATCCTCTTGGTCGGGGGAAAGTTCATGGCCAAAAGGGAAGACAGTCAAGAGGTTCCCCTGAGTGTGAGGAAGAAGAGCGAAAAGAAAGAGGGC GTTAAAAGAAAGCGCGGGTTTAGTGCAAGCGACGGTGTCAACTTGAAGAGGGAAAGGAAAAGTTCCGTCACAAAGCGAG ACAGTTCCGGACAGAGCTCTGCGTCTAGCTCAATGCCCTCCACTCCAGCAGAATACAGTTGCGGGTTCTCAGATAATTTTTCTCATA ATGGAGATTCGTCAGCTACTCCTCAGTTCACTCCCGATGGAAGGCGAA tTGCTCCAAAAGAATTCATCATTGAAGAGGATCATAATCACTTCAAATGCACCTTTGAAGGGTGTAACAAAAGCTTCAGAAAAGAGCCATTACTCCAATCACACCTGAAACACTACCACGGCAGTACCTCACCAGGCACGGCAACCACGCCGAGCAAGCGGCGCAGCACCGACATGACCCTTGGCCATGCTAGTAGTACCCCTCCGGAGAAGGTGCAGACCCATGCTAGTACCCAGCTGCAGGCAAAAGAGGCAGTACAACATCCCGCAGAAAATGCTTCAAAACAGGAGGCCGACGTTACTGTGAAAAGTGAAAGCGTTTTGAGCAATGCGGAAGGGATTTCGGAGGAAGCAGCGGTTCAGAATGTTACTGAAGAAATGACTAGTGTTGCTGAACATTTACTGCCTTCTTTGGAGCAAACTGCAGCAGCACCAGTGACAGAATCTACTGGTGATACTGTTACGGCTGTTGAACCAATAGTCCTTGCAGAAACTAGCacttcagcagcagcagcagcagtagcAGATGTTGTAGCTTGTCCTCCAG TGGACACATTGGTGAGTGCACCACTACCACCTTCAGTTGGAACAGCCAGTACTCCAGTTGTGCAGAAAGCACcccgtcgaatgcgtttcgtgCCTCATTACGAAAGCTTGGCCAAAGGACGCGAGAAGCGCAAGATTGCGAAGACCGAAAAGGCACTGATTGCCGACATGGAAGCTGCTGCCAGCCGCAGGGGGGCTCACGGAGAACGCAAGCGGAAGCGAACCTCCAGTACACGGAGTGACAAATCTGAGGATGGCCAGGTGAAGCAAACAACAAGCAAGGAAAGCCGAAAGTTAAAGCTATCTGAAACGG GGACATTCCCCTCAAATGGAGATGCAGCTGAAGCACATTCTTCGCATCCACCGCATCACAGAGGGAAGCGGAAGCGGCACAGTTTACCTTCCGTTTCGGAGTCTCAGTCGTCACATTGCAGTG TAAAAGATCATCCTGAGCCAGGCCATATGAAAACTATAGACCCGGTGGATATCAGCAGCGACGAAATCGTGCGCTGTATCTGCAACTGCGAAGAAGAAAGCGGACTCATGATGCAG TGTGAGGTATGCCTCACATGGCAGCATGGTGCCTGCTTCAGCATTGAGGAAGAGAAGGATGTGCCTGACAAGTATGTCTGTTACTCCTGCCTCAACCCCAGAG CCAGGCGCTCACAAAGTGGAAATGAAACCTCTTCCATAGCAAAGAACAAGCAGCCCAAGATGCAAGAGACCAAAGAAAGCTACTCAG GCGTACGAGAAAGCTTCCGTTACAAGCACGACCAGGATTGGTTCACACGAGGCGAGATGGCGACTTTTGCGTTCCTGAAGGATAACGTCCTGCCAAACCCAAGGCCAGAGCCTGTCAAGGCCACACATAATCTTATGGCGTCGATGCACAATGTGTTCTCAGCCCTGAGGGGTATGACGCACAAGATAAACATTGCAAG TGCAGAGAACCATCCAGACTTGAAACACTTTGCATTGCCCTGGGGAGAGGGAGGTTACGCGAAAGGTAACGTCTGCGGGAAGCCCAGCGAGATGACGGCTGGCGAGATGACAGACTTTTCGAGGCCCGGTAGAGACATCTTGGTGTCTCCCTTTGATCACACCTATTTCGGTCAACCGGAATGCAGCAATGGGGTTCAGGAAGCGCCTGACGTTGTGGTAACCAGCCTCGAGGAGCCTCCTGAAGAGATTCTGGTGCAG GACGCGGACGGGTTAGAAGTAGGCTGTGTAGAAGAGGTCACTGAACCCAAGAGCGAAGGCATGCTCGAGATTGACGTCATTGCCGGCGAAGAGGAAGTCGTCGCCGTCGCAGATGATGACGAGGATGATGATGCCTCTACTTCGCAAGTGCTCGAAGTGCCAGGCATGGAAGCAGGACCCATACAGGAAGCAGTGCAGGAACACGTGGTGGTGCCTCCTCCCGCGGACATTGGAAACAAAATTGACCCCGAAGTGTGTAAAAAGAACCTGCTGAATCACATCTTCAGCATGCAGGATCAACTTGATCTAAAGTTGACGTCCATGGAGGAGAAGTTGCAAG CCTTGGAGAATGAAAGCAATGCTGGGAACAACAATCAAAGCCTGAGTGAGGAAGAAGAGGTCCTTAAGCTACGCCTTTCTTTGAAAGGGCTGATGAAAGATCTAAACGCTGTGCATCGGCTCAGCATGTTTCACTGA